From one Trifolium pratense cultivar HEN17-A07 linkage group LG1, ARS_RC_1.1, whole genome shotgun sequence genomic stretch:
- the LOC123902566 gene encoding kinesin-like protein KIN-14S codes for MEMNDQSIQIQMLAEKFHLFVRDCELKQSPNANLSDNDESKKVNENSDSMDENSMSNGIHENSSDLDHTLPILKKVFDLSTKVQDLKKQHVALSDHVKLTAESFPGLDVLNSIQLLGSEYELLKRKYLDESTERRRLYNEIIELKGNIRVYCRCRPLSENERANGFTSVVNFESTLDNELQVISSDSSKKPYKFDHVFRPEDNQEAVFSQTKPVATSVLDGFNVCIFAYGQTGTGKTFTMEGTPEERGVNYRTLEELFRISEERKGVMKYDLHVSMLEVYNEKIRDLLVENSTQPTKKLEIKQAAEGTQEVPGLVEAHVHGTEDVWELLKTGNRVRSVGSTSANELSSRSHCLLRVTVIGENLINGQKTRSHLWLVDLAGSERVGKTEAEGERLKESQFINKSLSALGDVISALASKAAHIPYRNSKLTHILQSSLGGDCKTLMFVQVSPSSADLGETLCSLNFATRVRGIESGPARKQVDLSELFKYKQMAEKAKHDEKETKKLQDSLQTLQLRLAAREYHCKSLQEKVRDLENQVAEERKTRLKQESRSLAAVSSQPPTYKQTAAAHKTMTDKKPPLNPSKLRMPLRRINNFLPPPSPTTSKRYTYTHQMNGKENSARRNSMTTNTESFARPRNRVSIAMRPPPVQPTTQILQPRRRVSIATLRPDPTSEMTTPLRTSASRFTGGSNAPVMRSQRGRYSNLFAPLPTIRADTTPMSVRGSSKFMGSPVHAQASSQVGRHPTAIALQRRSLVWSPLRLREMKSKRKSSLLPSQLQ; via the exons ATGGAAATGAACG ATCAAagcattcaaattcaaatgctCGCTGAGAAATTTCACCTTTTCGTTCGTGATTGCGAACTCAAGCAATCACCAAACGCAAATCTCTCAG ATAATGATGAATCAAAGAAAGTGAACGAAAACTCTGATTCCATGGATGAAAACAGTATGTCTAATGGAATTCATGAGAATTCATCGGATCTGGATCATACGCTTCCGATTTTGAAGAAAGTCTTTGATCTGAGTACAAAAGTTCAG GATTTGAAGAAACAGCATGTAGCCTTATCTGATCATGTGAAATTAACCGCTGAATCCTTTCCTGGCCTTGATGTTTTGAACTCTATTCAGCTTCTCG GTTCTGAATATGAACTCTTGAAAAGAAAGTATCTGGATGAATCCACTGAGCGTAGGCGGCtttacaatgaaataattgaacTAAAGGGTAATATCAGGGTTTACTGCAGATGCAGACCTTTAAGTGAAAATGAAAGGGCAAATGGATTTACATCTGTTGTCAATTTTGAATCGACTCTTGATAATGAGCTTCAAGTCATTTCCTCAGATTCTTCCAAGAAGCCGTATAAATTTGATCATGTATTTAGGCCAGAAGATAACCAAG AGGCTGTTTTTTCTCAAACTAAACCTGTTGCTACATCAGTATTGGATGGTTTTAATGTCTGTATATTTGCTTATGGGCAAACTGGAACCGGTAAAACATTTACGATGGAGGGAACACCAGAAGAGAGGGGAGTTAACTACCGAACACTTGAAGAATTGTTTAGGATATCTGAAGAGAGAAAGGGTGTAATGAAGTATGACTTACATGTTAGTATGTTGGAGGTTTACAACGAGAAGATAAGAGATCTTCTAGTGGAAAACTCTACCCAGCCTACTAAGAA ATTGGAGATAAAGCAAGCTGCAGAAGGAACACAAGAAGTCCCAGGACTTGTTGAAGCTCATGTCCATGGAACAGAAGATGTGTGGGAATTGCTCAAGACTGGAAATAGAGTCAGATCTGTTGGCTCCACCTCTGCCAATGAGCTTAGCAGCCGTTCTCATTG CTTGTTGAGAGTAACAGTCATCGGGGAGAATTTAATCAATGGCCAGAAAACAAGGAGTCACCTCTGGCTAGTAGACTTAGCAGGTAGCGAGCGTGTGGGAAAAACCGAAGCTGAGGGAGAAAGATTAAAGGAATCTCAATTCATAAACAAGTCTCTTTCGGCACTAGGAGATGTTATTTCTGCTCTTGCTTCCAAAGCAGCCCACATCCCTTACAG AAACTCGAAGCTCACTCATATATTGCAAAGCTCTTTAG GAGGAGATTGTAAAACACTAATGTTTGTTCAAGTAAGTCCAAGCTCGGCCGACTTAGGAGAGACACTATGTTCATTGAATTTTGCCACACGTGTTCGAGGAATTGAGAGTGGCCCAGCTCGCAAACAAGTAGACCTCAGTGAGCTGTTTAAGTACAAACAAATG GCAGAAAAGGCCAAACACGACGAGAAGGAAACAAAGAAGTTACAGGATAGTCTGCAAACTTTGCAACTCAGACTTGCTGCGAGAGAATACCATTGTAAAAGTCTTCAAGAAAAG GTACGGGACCTGGAGAATCAAGTAGcagaagaaagaaaaactaGACTAAAGCAAGAAAGTAGATCACTTGCCGCTGtttcatctcaacctccaaCATATAAACAAACAGCAGCAGCTCATAAAACCATGACAGATAAGAAACCACCACTGAATCCTTCAAAACTGAGAATGCCCCTTAGAAGGATAAACAATTTCTTGCCTCCCCCATCTCCTACCACATCAAAGAGATACACATACACACATCAAATGAACGGAAAGGAAAATTCTGCTCGAAGGAATTCAATGACAACAAACACAGAAAGCTTTGCAAGACCAAGAAACAGGGTATCCATTGCTATGAGACCACCACCTGTACAACCAACAACACAGATCCTTCAGCCAAGGAGAAGAGTCTCCATTGCTACACTTCGTCCTGATCCAACATCTGAAATGACAACTCCACTTCGTACCTCAGCTTCGAGATTTACCGGTGGAAGCAATGCACCAGTGATGAGGAGCCAAAGGGGTCGGTATTCAAATTTGTTTGCCCCACTGCCAACGATAAGAGCAGATACAACACCAATGTCTGTTAGGGGTAGCAGTAAGTTTATGGGCAGTCCAGTACATGCACAGGCAAGTTCACAGGTGGGTAGGCATCCAACTGCAATTGCGCTGCAAAGGAGATCATTAGTTTGGAGTCCTCTTAGGCTGAGAGAAATGAAAAGCAAGCGAAAATCATCACTCTTGCCATCTCAATTGCAATAG
- the LOC123907358 gene encoding uncharacterized protein LOC123907358 → MGCRSLTTCNFHSTILLPTSPPPTPFSHPPSLLSPYNHNNGIPLRSKLHAKFEKFQSESSQEPQPSSSLETITIDKDETDSCLPPDLEGAVIQSSEAAASFVSSGGMRAIVELLIPQLQTLDDEGAQLELWELSKVFLDTLIEETKCQKVKAIFPDAGAAALLKYRWKDAVFSFASLSDRKPVDSGDEMVVMIVPDYQMLEYVEKIASTLADDPPRPLIMWNPRLYSADVGVGFNVRQLRRYFLSTFTTVYHMRPMPFGAIFRCYPGLWKVFSDDKDRPNRYLLAKEYANRPDTEDIEMLFDNNEEQKSDEGQSLLDKAAGIFSSINRFMKSI, encoded by the exons atggGTTGTCGGAGCTTAACCACCTGCAACTTCCATTCAACCATACTCCTCCCAACCTCACCACCACCCACTCCCTTCTCCCACCCTCCTTCTCTACTCTCTCCTTACAACCACAATAATGGAATTCCCCTTCGTTCCAAACTTCATGCCAAGTTTGAGAAATTCCAAAGTGAATCTTCTCAAGAACCTCAACCTTCATCTTCACTGGAAACTATCACTATAGATAAAGACGAAACTGACAG TTGCTTACCTCCAGACTTGGAGGGTGCAGTGATACAATCAAGTGAGGCTGCTGCATCATTTGTATCTTCAGGAGGGATGAGAGCCATT GTTGAACTTTTAATTCCTCAACTGCAAACTTTAGATGATGAAGGCGCACAGTTGGAGCTTTGGGAATTGTCAAAGGTTTTTTTGGATACACTTATTGAAGAAACAAAATGTCAG AAAGTTAAAGCCATATTTCCAGATGCTGGTGCTGCAGCTCTTCTAAAATATCGGTGGAAAGATGCTGTGTTTAGTTTCGCAAG CTTAAGTGATCGAAAGCCTGTAGACAGTGGTGATGAGATGGTCGTTATGATTGTTCCTGATTATCAGATGTTAGAATATGTGGAGAAAATTGCATCTACTCTCGCTGATGATCCA CCAAGGCCCCTTATCATGTGGAATCCACGCCTGTATAGTGCAGATGTCGGGGTTGGATTTAATGTACGGCAGTTAAGGCGCTACTTTTTAAG CACTTTTACAACTGTCTATCATATGCGACCTATGCCATTTGGTGCAATTTTCCGGTGTTATCCCGG ATTGTGGAAAGTGTTCAGTGATGACAAGGATAGACCAAATAGATATTTGCTTGCAAAGGAATATGCCAATCGTCCTGATACTGAAGATATTGAG ATGTTATTTGACAACAATGAAGAACAGAAGTCAGATGAAGGGCAAAGTCTGCTTGACAAAGCGGCAGGCATCTTCTCTTCGATTAACCGATTCATGAAGTCTATTTGA
- the LOC123907349 gene encoding mannosylglycoprotein endo-beta-mannosidase has product MATVEGKTILDSGWFAARFNEVHFNGTQLTTTNPPSGPTLPWMEALVPGTVLGTLVKNKVVPDPFYGLGNEAILDIADSGRDYYTFWFFTTFQTKLSNNQHCDLNFRGINYSADVYLNGHKMVLPKGMFRRHSLDVTNILHPDGNNLLAVLVHPPDHPGSIPPEGGQGGDHEIGKDVATQYVEGWDWIAPIRDRNTGIWDEVSIVITGPVKIIDPHLVSSFFDNYKRVYLHATTELENRSSWTAECSLSIHVTAELEGSIHLVEQLQTQNISVPAKSRLQYTFPELFFYKPDLWWPNGMGKQSLYNVSISIDVKGFGESDSWSHYFGFRKIESHIDDATGGRLFKVNGEPIFIRGGNWILSDGLLRLSKKRYSTDIKFHADMNFNMIRCWGGGLAERPEFYHYCDYYGLLVWQEFWITGDCDGRGIPVSNPNGPLDHDLFLFCARDTVKLLRNHPSLALWVGGNEQTPPKDINDALKNDLKLHPYFEHVEEKGKGGLSPKLGDPSQYLDGARIYIEGSMWDGFADGKGNFTDGPYEIQNPEDFFKDSFYKYGFNPEVGSVGIPVAATIRATMPSEGWQIPLFKKVSNGYVEEVPNPIWKYHKYIPYSKPTKVHDQLQLYGAVKDLDDFCLKAQLANFIQYRALLEGWTSRMWSKYTGVLIWKTQNPWTGLRGQFYDHLHDQTAGFYGCRCAAEPIHVQLNLATYFIEVINTTSKRLSNVAIEVSVWDLEGTSPYYKTHENLSFLPKKVTPVAEMKYPKAKNPKPVYFLLLKLYNKSDNKILSRNFYWLHLPGGDYKLLEPYRKKKIPLKITSEVYITGSTYKLQMHVHNASKIPDSKSLTFERGSIATLRDSCFVTDSPETVHNVAEKEQEVGWFKRIHKRFTGNSDGLKLSEINGHDVGVAFFLQFSVHASNKDHKEGDDTRILPVHYSDNYFSLVPGEAMTINISFEAPLGVTPRVTLNGWNYHGQTIHEAL; this is encoded by the exons ATGGCTACGGTGGAAGGAAAAACAATTCTTGATTCAGGTTGGTTTGCAGCTAGGTTCAATGAAGTTCATTTCAATGGTACTCAGCTCACAACTACTAATCCACCTTCTGGGCCCACTTTACCATGGATGGAAGCTCTTGTTCCTGGCAC TGTTCTTGGAACTTTGGTGAAGAATAAAGTTGTGCCTGATCCATTTTATGGATTGGGAAATGAAGCTATTTTGGATATTGCTGATTCTGGAAGAGATTATTATACTTTCTGGTTCTTTACAACTTTTCAGACTAAACTG TCTAATAATCAGCACTGTGATCTGAACTTCCGCGGAATCAATTACTCTGCCGATGTTTATTTGAATGGGCACAAAATGGTTCTCCCGAAAGGAATGTTTCGGAGGCATTCTCTAGATGTTACTAACATTCTTCATCCAGATGGTAATAACCTGCTTGCTGTTCTAGTTCATCCTCCGGATCATCCTGGGAGTATTCCCCCCGAGGGAGGACAAGGCGGAGATCATGAG ATAGGAAAGGATGTGGCTACACAATATGTTGAAGGTTGGGATTGGATAGCTCCTATAAG AGATAGGAACACAGGAATTTGGGATGAGGTTTCAATTGTTATTACTGGG CCAGTGAAAATTATTGATCCCCATCTGGTGTCATCATTTTTCGACAATTATAAGAGAGTATATCTACATGCCACAACTGAGTTGGAAAACCGAAGCTCCTGGACCGCTGAATGCTCTTTGAGTATCCATGTCACAGCAGAACTTGAGGGGAGCATTCACTTAGTAGAGCAGCTTCAAACTCAAAATATATCAGTTCCAGCAAAATCACGGCTGCAATATACATTTCCTGAG CTCTTTTTCTACAAGCCTGATTTATGGTGGCCGAATGGAATGGGGAAGCAATCTTTGTACAATGTTTCTATTAGCATTGATGTTAAAGGATTTGGTGAGTCTGATTCATGGAGTCATTACTTTGGATTCCGCAAAATTGAGAGCCATATTGATGATGCCACTGGTGGAAG GTTGTTCAAAGTCAACGGCGAACCAATTTTTATACGAGGGGGTAACTGGATATTGTCTGATGGTCTACTTCGACTTTCAAAGAAGAGATATAGCACAGATATCAAGTTTCACGCTGATATGAATTTTAACATGATCCGTTGTTGGGGTGGTGGATTGGCTGAAAGACCGGAGTTTTACCATTATTGTGACTATTATGGTCTTCTG GTATGGCAAGAGTTCTGGATTACTGGGGATTGTGATGGACGCGGTATCCCGGTATCAAATCCAAATGGTCCTCTAGACCACGACCTTTTCTTGTTTTGTGCAAGAGACACGGTCAAGCTTCTTAGAAATCATCCCAGTCTTGCCCTCTGGGTTGGTGGAAATGAACAAACACCACCCAAGGATATAAATGATGCTTTGAAAAACGACCTGAAACTTCATCCTTATTTTGAACAtgtagaagaaaaaggaaaaggtGGCTTATCCCCGAAGTTGGGGGATCCTAGCCAGTATCTTGATGGCGCGCGGATTTATATAGAAGGGTCGATGTGGGATGGATTTGCAGACGGGAAGGGAAACTTCACTGATGGACCTTATGAAATTCAAAATCCTGAAGATTTCTTCAAGGATAGTTTTTACAAATATGGATTCAACCCAGAAGTTGGTTCTGTAGGAATACCAGTTGCTGCTACCATAAGGGCAACAATGCCTTCAGAAGGATGGCAGATACCCCTCTTTAAGAAAGTTTCAAATGGCTATGTTGAAGAAGTTCCAAATCCCATATGGAAATACCATAAATATATTCCATATTCAAAGCCAACCAAGGTTCATGATCAGCTTCAGCTTTATGGTGCTGTAAAAGATCTTGATGATTTTTGTTTGAAG GCACAACTTGCTAACTTCATACAATATAGAGCCCTTTTGGAAGGATGGACTTCTCGCATGTGGAGCAAATATACAGGTGTATTGATTTGGAAGACACAAAATCCTTGGACTGGTTTGAGAGGTCAATTTTATGATCATCTTCATGACCAAACAGCAGGTTTCTATGGTTGTCGATGTGCTGCCGAGCCAATTCATGTACAGCTTAATCTGGCTACATATTTTATAGAG GTTATTAATACTACATCAAAAAGATTGTCTAATGTAGCTATTGAAGTTTCTGTATGGGATCTTGAAGGAACATCTCCATATTACAAAACACATGAAAATCTCTCTTTCTTGCCAAAAAAAGTAACACCTGTTGCTGAGATGAAGTATCCAAAGGCAAAAAATCCTAAGCCGGTCTACTTCCTTCTTCTCAAACTGTACAACAAGTCAGACAATAAAATTTTATCGCGAAACTTTTATTGGTTACATCTTCCTGGTGGAGATTACAAGTTATTGGAGCCATATAGGAAGAAGAAAATACCTCTCAAGATAACATCCGAGGTTTACATTACAGGATCCACATACAAACTCCAAATGCACGTGCACAACGCATCTAAAATACCGGACTCTAAAAGCTTAACGTTTGAGCGTGGTTCAATAGCTACACTAAGGGATAGTTGCTTTGTTACAGACTCACCAGAAACTGTACATAATGTTGCTGAAAAAGAACAAGAAGTCGGTTGGTTTAAGAGGATACACAAACGCTTCACTGGGAATAGTGATGGTTTGAAGCTTTCTGAAATCAATGGACATGATGTAGGTGTTGCTTTCTTTCTACAATTTTCTGTTCATGCTTCAAATAAGGACCACAAGGAGGGAGACGACACAAGAATTCTCCCAGTTCATTACTCAGATAACTATTTTTCACTGGTTCCTGGAGAGGCCATGACTATTAATATATCTTTTGAGGCTCCTCTCGGTGTCACTCCTCGAGTGACTCTGAATGGCTGGAATTACCATGGGCAAACCATCCATGAGGCTCTTTAG
- the LOC123885633 gene encoding putative UDP-glucuronate:xylan alpha-glucuronosyltransferase 4, whose protein sequence is MASKPSSLIFLILVFVSITLTLFVLSMKPKRVTNNIFQLDKRKPTWFNVIEKNIDYKRIKVGVVNINPRLDFDDISVYEQLEALYPQVEYVSIDFDHVDENLKWKDLFPTWIDEDEKYGHPKCIDLPMPIWESYRDVNVIVAKVPCGKGNKDVFMLQVNLVVANLAVESGWVMEFDSYEPVYVVFVGSCSPMVDIFRCDDLLFHESNEFWVYKPDLVSLRQKMLMPFGTCQLAPSYAEKGNEVWRVSYISQSPTTLKYNYTIHVPKLAYVTVLHSSEAYVCGAIALAQSILRTNKNDTLQFSNISYTRDLILLADKSIGHKSIKGLKSAGWKIKRIQRIVNPFAQKGTYNEWNYSKLRIWQLTMYDKIIFLDSDLLVLKNIDHFFSYPQLSAAPNDFTLFNSGLMVIEPSMCMFEELMNTTLNVKSCNGGDQGFLNEVFTWWHRLPTKVNYLKSFEVNNNNNNNEVILEDLYVMRYLGLKPWMCYRDYDCNWDMKELHVFASDLAHKMWWKVYDTMPQELQGYCGLTQKMDDRIMQRRKRARNANLTDEHWNIEIKDHRRKHYRS, encoded by the exons ATGGCTTCTAAGCCctcttctcttatttttctcattcttgtgtTTGTCTCAATAACTCTCACACTCTTTGTACTTTCAATGAAGCCAAAAAGAGTCACCAACAACATATTCCAATTGGACAAAAGAAAACCAACTTGGTTTAATGTCATAGAAAAAAACATTGATTACAAGAGGATTAAGGTAGGTGTAGTTAATATTAATCCAAGATTGGATTTTGATGATATTAGTGTCTACGAACAACTAGAGGCACTTTATCCACAAGTAGAGTATGTGTCTATTGATTTTGATCATGTTGATGAGAATTTGAAATGGAAAGACTTATTCCCAACATGgattgatgaagatgaaaaatatGGTCATCCAAAGTGCATAGATTTACCAATGCCAATTTGGGAGAGTTATAGAGATGTCAATGTGATAGTTGCAAAAGTTCCATGTGGGAAAGGGAATAAGGATGTTTTTATGTTGCAAGTTAATTTAGTGGTGGCTAATTTGGCTGTCGAAAGTGGATGGGTTATGGAATTTGATTCTTATGAACCTGTTTATGTTGTGTTTGTTGGATCATGTAGTCCTATGGTTGATATTTTTAGATGTGATGATTTATTGTTTCATGAATCAAATGAGTTTTGGGTGTATAAGCCTGATTTGGTGAGCCTTAGACAGAAAATGCTTATGCCTTTTGGTACTTGTCAACTTGCTCCAAGTTATGCTGAAAAAG GTAACGAGGTGTGGAGAGTCTCTTATATATCACAATCACCAACAACATTGAAATACAATTACACCATACATGTCCCAAAACTAGCTTATGTGACAGTTCTTCACTCATCGGAAGCTTATGTTTGCGGCGCAATAGCTCTAGCACAAAGCATCCTTAGAACCAATAAAAATGACACTCTTCAATTCAGCAACATAAGTTACACAAGAGACCTAATCCTCCTTGCGGACAAATCAATTGGTCACAAATCCATAAAGGGTCTAAAATCCGCAGGATGGAAGATCAAACGCATTCAACGAATTGTAAATCCGTTCGCTCAAAAGGGTACATATAACGAGTGGAACTATAGCAAGCTACGTATATGGCAACTCACAATGTATGACAAAATCATCTTCCTAGATTCAGATCTTCTAGTCCTAAAAAACATTGATCATTTCTTCTCGTACCCTCAATTATCGGCTGCACCTAATGATTTTACACTTTTCAATTCGGGTTTAATGGTCATTGAGCCTTCGATGTGCATGTTTGAGGAGTTGATGAACACGACTTTGAATGTGAAATCATGTAATGGAGGTGACCAAGGTTTTTTGAATGAGGTATTCACTTGGTGGCATAGGTTGCCAACAAAGGTTAACTATTTAAAAAGTTTTGAAGtgaataataacaataataataatgaggTTATCCTAGAGGATTTATATGTGATGCGTTACTTGGGTTTGAAGCCATGGATGTGTTATAGAGATTATGATTGTAATTGGGATATGAAGGAACTACATGTTTTTGCAAGTGATTTGGCTCACAAAATGTGGTGGAAGGTTTATGATACTATGCCACAAGAGTTGCAAGGTTATTGTGGGCTTACACAAAAGATGGATGATAGGATAATGCAAAGGAGAAAAAGAGCAAGAAATGCTAATTTGACAGATGAGCATTGGAACATTGAGATTAAGGATCATAGAAGAAAGCATTATCGATCATGA
- the LOC123902367 gene encoding mitochondrial Rho GTPase 1 yields MARATSNSVNPHARTGVRIVVAGDKGTGKSSLISTASSDNFRPNVAPVLPPTTLAVDLYPDHVPITIIDTSSRIEDTNKVAEELQRADTVVLTYACDRPETLENLSTFWLPHLRNLEVKVPVIVVGCRLDLRDENAQVSLEQVMSPIMQQFREIETCIECSASRHIQVPEVFYYAQKAVLHPTAPLFDQETQTLKPRCVRALKRIFILCDIDRDGALSDAELNDFQVKCFNAPLQPSEIIGVKKVVQDKLSEGVNERGLTLTGFLFLHALFIEKGRLETTWTVLRKFGYNDEIKLADDLIPTFKYAHDQSVELTNEAIDFLKTTFDAYDADFDGMLRPREIDELFSTAPESPWIGNLYEDAAERNAFQGLSQDAFLSEWALMTLLNPTFSLENLIYIGYAGEPSSAIRVTRKRRTDRKKQHSDRNVLQCFVFGPRNAGKSALLNSFIGRPYTEAYNPTNEDRYAVNVVDIARENRKYLVLKEIPEGGVARLLGKKESLASCDIAVFVHDRSDESSWKASSELLERIASHGEETGFEVPCLIVAAKDDLDSFTSAIQDSIRVSQDMGVEAPIPISVKLGDFNTVFRRIVTAAEHPHLSIPETEAGKTRKQFNKRMGRSLMFVSVGAAVALVGLGAYRIYAARKSSSG; encoded by the exons ATGGCAAGAGCTACTTCTAACTCCGTCAATCCTCACGCTCGTACCGGAGTTCGTATCGTCGTCGCCGGCGACAAAGGTACCGGTAAATCAAGCCTCATCAGTACCGCCTCCTCCGATAACTTCCGCCCGAATGTCGCCCCTGTTTTGCCTCCCACAACTCTAGCTGTGGATCTGTATCCTGATCATGTGCCTATCACAATCATCGATACCTCTTCTCG TATTGAGGACACTAATAAAGTTGCTGAAGAACTACAGAGGGCTGACACAGTTGTCTTAACTTATGCATGTGATCGACCAGAGACACTTGAAAATCTTAGTACATTTTGGCTCCCTCATCTTCGCAACTTAGAG GTTAAAGTCCCGGTTATAGTGGTTGGTTGTAGGCTTGATCTTCGAGATGAAAATGCACAGGTGAGCTTAGAACAGGTGATGTCACCAATAATGCAACAGTTCCGCGAGATTGAAACTTGCATTGAGTGTTCAGCATCTAGGCATATCCAG GTCCCTGAAGTTTTCTACTATGCACAAAAAGCTGTTCTTCATCCAACTGCCCCGTTATTTGATCAagagacacaaactctaaagcCTCGATGTGTGCGGGCTTTGAAGCGGATCTTTATCCTCTGTGACATTGACAGAGATGGTGCTCTAAGCGATGCTGAATTAAATGATTTTCAG GTTAAATGTTTCAATGCTCCTTTGCAACCATCTGAAATTATTGGTGTAAAGAAGGTTGTGCAAGACAAATTATCCGAAGGTGTGAATGAACGAGGACTTACTTTGACGGGATTTCTATTTCTTCACGCCCTTTTCATAGAAAAAGGGCGTCTCGAGACAACATGGACTGTGCTCAGGAAGTTTGGATATAATGATGAGATTAAGCTTGCAGATGATTTAATTCCAACTTTTAAATACGCTCATGATCAG AGTGTTGAATTGACAAATGAAGCGATTGATTTCTTGAAGACCACTTTTGATGCATATGATGCTGATTTT GATGGGATGCTGCGTCCCCGTGAAATTGACGAATTGTTTTCTACTGCCCCGGAAAG CCCCTGGATCGGAAATCTATATGAGGATGCTGCAGAAAGGAATGCGTTTCAAGGACTATCACAAGATGCATTTTTGTCAGAG TGGGCACTCATGACACTTCTAAACCCAACCTTTAGTTTGGAGAACCTTATATACATTGGTTACGCTGGTGAACCCTCATCTGCTATACGTGTGACCAGGAAGCGGCGCACAGATCGCAAAAAACAACATTCAGACAGGAATGTATTGCAGTGCTTTGTTTTTGGGCCTAGGAATGCTGGAAAATCTGCATTATTGAATTCTTTCATTGGAAG ACCATACACCGAAGCTTACAATCCAACCAACGAGGATCGTTATGCTGTAAATGTTGTTGATATTGCTAGG GAAAACAGAAAATATCTTGTGCTAAAAGAGATTCCTGAAGGTGGAGTTGCAAGGCTGCTTGGCAAGAAGGAGTCTCTGGCCTCATGTGACATTGCAGTTTTTGTTCATGACAG gtCTGACGAATCTTCATGGAAGGCATCATCTGAACTCTTGGAAAGAATTGCTAGTCATGGAGAAGAAACAGGCTTTGAGGTGCCCTGCCTTATAGTTGCAGCTAAAGATGATCTCGATTCATTTACATCGGCTATACAAGATTCCATTAGG GTTAGTCAGGACATGGGTGTAGAGGCTCCTATACCAATCAGTGTGAAATTAGGGGATTTCAACACTGTGTTCCGCCGAATTGTAACTGCTGCTGAGCACCCTCATTTAAGCATTCCAGAAACTGAAGCTGGTAAAACCCGCAAGCAGTTCAACAAGCGCATGGGTCGATCACTAATGTTTGTTTCAG TTGGAGCTGCAGTGGCACTTGTTGGGCTCGGTGCTTACAGGATCTATGCTGCAAGGAAGAGTTCGTCTGGTTAA